From Merismopedia glauca CCAP 1448/3, one genomic window encodes:
- a CDS encoding triose-phosphate isomerase family protein translates to PMLQDVGVRYVIVGHSERRQFFGETNETVNLRLKAAQNHGLIPILCVGETKQQRDAGETEAWISQQLAQGLAGIDLQKLIIAYEPIWAIGTGDTCETKEANRIIGLIRSQLIYQDVPIQYGGSVKPENIDEIMAQPEIDGVLVGGASLDPASFARIVNYH, encoded by the coding sequence CCAATGCTGCAAGATGTTGGCGTTCGGTATGTCATTGTGGGTCATAGCGAGCGTCGGCAGTTTTTTGGCGAAACTAATGAAACTGTGAATCTGAGGCTCAAAGCTGCTCAGAATCATGGTTTAATCCCAATTTTGTGCGTAGGAGAAACTAAACAACAAAGAGATGCAGGTGAAACAGAAGCTTGGATTAGCCAGCAACTAGCTCAAGGGTTGGCAGGTATAGACCTACAAAAGCTGATTATTGCCTACGAGCCAATTTGGGCAATTGGAACCGGAGATACTTGCGAAACCAAAGAAGCTAATCGAATTATTGGCTTAATTCGCTCTCAGCTTATCTATCAAGATGTTCCCATTCAGTATGGTGGCTCTGTCAAACCAGAGAATATAGACGAAATTATGGCTCAGCCAGAAATTGACGGTGTTCTAGTGGGAGGAGCTAGTTTAGATCCAGCTAGTTTCGCTCGGATTGTTAATTATCATTAA
- a CDS encoding tetratricopeptide repeat protein, producing the protein MIVQIRIEQVLIIGLTLGQWRLIPRFCLVILAILGGFCQLTSATTSVNKIGIQLVQAEPSLWEAELRQARELRNEGKLKDAIAIYQQILAQEPEQKDAKMGLALTLAWDNQLDSSLKLYQELIKDEPDNLELLLQLATVYSWKGDFKGAIATYQQIIKLDSTNRAAKLGLAEAYGWNSEFDAAIATYQEILKTEPDNLTLKLKIAQLLGWADRLDAALGLYEKIVAQHPESSKALAGRAQITFWLGKPIRAIALYKQALETFPDDPELIVGLAKVYHTQQASGKALKLIEPLVKSGDRDANKLLAEIKKSFNSRVQFGFNTLTDSDDLTSQTYTGKFNTFIAPQSQLELEVNRSDIKQPNFDPTTATIYNLSLNQVIDSQWQISGGLGITDFSSDHLWYLRSRWQPTDKISLYAQVNHQPLGATVETINNEISLTSYSIGGDFTLDDKSQLGLGIEQAIFNPDNRRDGIFLYANRILLVKPFRLEFGYLFRNLGYRNTPGLGYFSPSQFVQHGALVSVNLPLDKTLNLFSRNLIGIQQINEGDRELSLDLTTGLNWQFSPQTSLKMQYHHFNISATQGGGGYKADEFSTQLLWKF; encoded by the coding sequence TTGATTGTCCAGATTAGAATCGAACAAGTGCTAATTATAGGTTTAACTTTAGGTCAATGGAGGCTAATACCTAGGTTTTGCCTGGTGATATTAGCAATTTTAGGTGGTTTTTGCCAGTTAACTAGTGCCACCACCTCAGTAAATAAAATTGGTATTCAGTTAGTACAAGCAGAGCCTTCTCTGTGGGAAGCAGAGCTAAGGCAGGCACGAGAATTAAGAAACGAAGGGAAATTAAAGGATGCGATCGCGATTTATCAACAGATTCTAGCTCAAGAACCTGAGCAAAAGGATGCGAAAATGGGTTTGGCGCTGACGTTGGCTTGGGATAATCAACTAGATTCTAGTCTCAAGTTATATCAAGAGTTAATTAAAGACGAACCGGATAATTTAGAACTCCTGCTACAACTAGCTACAGTATATAGCTGGAAAGGAGATTTTAAAGGTGCGATCGCCACTTATCAGCAAATTATCAAGTTAGATAGTACAAACCGTGCAGCTAAATTGGGATTAGCCGAAGCTTATGGCTGGAACAGCGAGTTTGATGCAGCTATTGCTACTTATCAAGAAATTTTGAAGACCGAACCTGACAATCTAACTTTAAAACTCAAAATAGCTCAACTTTTGGGTTGGGCGGATCGGTTAGATGCCGCACTAGGTCTGTATGAAAAAATTGTAGCTCAGCATCCAGAATCTAGTAAAGCCTTAGCTGGGAGAGCGCAAATTACCTTTTGGTTGGGAAAACCGATTAGAGCGATCGCTTTATACAAACAAGCTCTAGAAACCTTTCCTGACGATCCAGAACTAATAGTTGGATTAGCGAAAGTTTATCATACCCAGCAAGCTAGTGGCAAGGCATTAAAACTAATTGAACCATTAGTTAAGTCAGGCGATCGCGATGCTAATAAACTATTAGCTGAAATCAAAAAATCTTTCAACTCTAGAGTGCAATTTGGCTTTAATACTCTAACAGATAGTGACGATCTAACTAGCCAAACTTACACAGGTAAGTTCAATACCTTTATTGCTCCTCAATCCCAATTAGAACTAGAAGTTAATCGCAGCGATATCAAACAACCCAATTTCGATCCAACTACCGCAACTATATATAACTTAAGTTTAAATCAAGTCATCGATTCTCAATGGCAAATTAGTGGTGGATTAGGCATCACAGATTTTAGTAGCGATCACCTTTGGTATCTCCGCAGTCGTTGGCAACCTACAGACAAAATTAGCTTATATGCTCAAGTTAATCATCAACCTTTAGGTGCTACTGTTGAAACTATAAATAATGAGATCTCTCTGACGAGTTATAGCATAGGCGGCGATTTTACCTTAGACGATAAAAGTCAATTGGGATTAGGAATTGAGCAAGCTATATTTAATCCTGATAATCGTCGAGATGGAATTTTTCTCTATGCTAATAGGATACTTTTAGTCAAACCTTTTCGCTTAGAATTTGGGTATCTATTTCGTAACTTGGGTTATAGAAATACACCTGGATTAGGATATTTTAGTCCCAGTCAATTTGTCCAACATGGTGCATTAGTTAGTGTCAATTTACCGCTTGATAAAACCTTGAATTTGTTTTCTCGAAATCTGATTGGTATCCAACAAATAAATGAAGGCGATCGCGAACTTTCTTTAGACTTAACTACAGGTTTAAATTGGCAATTTTCGCCCCAAACTAGTTTAAAAATGCAATATCACCACTTCAACATTTCTGCTACTCAAGGTGGTGGTGGTTATAAAGCTGATGAGTTTTCTACTCAGTTACTTTGGAAATTTTGA
- a CDS encoding response regulator → MNWKLSDIAWRCLPGTFSAIVVGMLWQVGAWQQLEYIAYNKMLQIRGEQPWDDRIVVVEIDRATLKAMGQKTVPREKYAEFLDIMSEAKVSFVLLDVLFPEKDKTADEKLAKAMFKQGSVVLAVAAEKDREITRPNPQLEEMSAALGHINKKEDADGVIRYVERDVEFQDKTTSEITNLSTLSLAGIDWYQFNSDNNNSNVPIKLPSLEDKLWLNWPGPVAKAHKYSFIKVLECKDASECTVPLHTFENKFILVGVTATGVDPIITPFDVTPPASGVYMHAVTLQNLLRGELLTVKVSNPNDPNAIQVYLILLLGGPLLGWLMTRQGAWQRLAIVIGLAATCGVIGAIAFNSNYWLPVALPIGLVILTGGTVALNQRLRTDFLIEQKIKQLWNSYYSDLMDQINPSVQEELIQANQSRGEFGKVEKLTNLTEEFGRSRSALAKITDTLPFAVVVAELDPKDEDKNERVWFRNHVAKDYFDVHVNEKLSASLIPNWLTATEWKNALKIISQGDSVKPKELRLEDKWFVLKLEPLDNWLAIPNQLNFDQRSETKAPISGVLVVLEDVTIDRQRREELDQKNQALDHARQVAESATKVKSSFLANMSHEIRTPMNAVVGMTGLLLETNLSLEQKEFVEIVKVSGDTLLTIINEILDFSKIEAGEIKLEKTNFNLVKCIEDVIELLANSAQKKGIELVSLIEPNIPLNLEGDPTRIKQVLTNLIGNAVKFTALGGVCVQVNQISETASQINLKFNVIDTGIGISLSNQQKLFQSFSQADASTTRKYGGTGLGLAICKGLVEIMGGNIGVNSVQGEGSTFSFDIVLNKEQHPGEPLRLQDRDRVLAGRKLLIVDDYFYSRKALLTYCSAWNMEVDAVPNGLMALQKLREGIRENRPYHIALIDLEMPVMDGENLCQQIKSDSELATTQLILITTIGQRDRAKHIAETTNISYIFKPIKALRLFETLIKVIKPEIAELSTQDLAEVDNSNSQETDEKVKSQRAKIKVLLAEDNRVNQKVAMKQLESIGYQAEVVNNGQEVLEKLRNQNYDIILMDCQMPIVDGYEATKEIRQIEGDRHHTVIIALTASAMKEDLDRCFTVGMDDCLSKPVRKEDLQRKLDYWTNDKTTNNRSHENQIKPPPIDFIYLHKLSEGNREFEQDILKVFTQDTQASLRVIRNAIASKDWSSVVKESHKIKGSSTNVGARSLHYLAGKLEKQVKADSLDSVDSLLSDLEKELVQVISFIDREA, encoded by the coding sequence GTGAATTGGAAGTTATCTGATATAGCTTGGCGGTGTTTACCAGGAACCTTTTCGGCGATCGTGGTAGGAATGTTATGGCAAGTAGGTGCTTGGCAGCAGCTAGAGTATATTGCCTATAACAAGATGTTGCAAATCCGTGGCGAACAGCCTTGGGACGATCGCATAGTCGTAGTGGAAATAGATCGCGCTACTTTAAAGGCAATGGGTCAGAAAACCGTGCCAAGAGAGAAATATGCCGAATTTTTAGACATTATGTCAGAAGCCAAGGTGAGTTTTGTCCTTTTAGATGTATTGTTTCCTGAAAAGGACAAAACTGCTGATGAGAAGCTAGCTAAAGCTATGTTTAAGCAAGGAAGCGTCGTATTAGCTGTAGCTGCTGAAAAAGATCGGGAAATAACTCGACCAAATCCTCAATTAGAGGAAATGTCAGCCGCTCTAGGTCATATTAACAAGAAAGAAGATGCTGATGGGGTTATTCGTTATGTAGAGCGAGACGTAGAATTCCAGGACAAAACTACTAGTGAAATCACTAATTTGTCAACTTTAAGTTTAGCTGGAATAGATTGGTATCAATTCAACTCAGATAATAATAACTCTAATGTTCCTATTAAGTTACCTTCTCTAGAAGACAAACTTTGGTTAAATTGGCCAGGTCCAGTCGCTAAAGCTCATAAATATAGTTTTATAAAAGTATTAGAATGCAAAGATGCCTCAGAATGCACAGTACCCCTTCATACTTTTGAAAATAAGTTTATTTTAGTTGGAGTTACAGCGACTGGAGTCGATCCGATTATCACCCCATTCGATGTGACACCTCCTGCTAGCGGTGTCTATATGCACGCAGTTACCCTGCAAAACTTGTTGCGTGGGGAATTACTCACAGTCAAAGTCAGCAATCCCAACGATCCCAATGCGATCCAGGTCTATTTAATTCTACTGCTAGGAGGACCGCTCTTAGGCTGGTTAATGACTCGTCAGGGAGCTTGGCAGCGTTTAGCAATAGTCATCGGTTTAGCGGCTACTTGTGGGGTAATTGGGGCGATCGCATTTAACTCTAATTACTGGTTACCAGTTGCTTTACCCATTGGATTAGTCATTTTAACTGGAGGTACTGTAGCTTTAAATCAGCGTTTGCGAACTGATTTCTTGATCGAACAAAAGATCAAACAGTTGTGGAATAGTTATTACTCAGATCTGATGGATCAAATTAATCCCTCAGTTCAAGAGGAATTGATTCAAGCCAATCAGAGTCGTGGAGAATTCGGAAAAGTAGAGAAACTTACGAATCTAACCGAAGAATTTGGTCGATCTAGATCGGCTTTAGCCAAAATAACTGACACGCTACCATTTGCGGTAGTCGTAGCCGAATTAGATCCAAAAGATGAAGATAAAAACGAACGAGTCTGGTTTCGCAATCATGTCGCCAAAGATTATTTTGATGTTCATGTCAATGAAAAATTATCAGCTAGTCTAATTCCCAATTGGCTAACTGCTACAGAATGGAAAAATGCCTTAAAAATTATTAGTCAGGGAGATTCTGTCAAGCCGAAAGAATTGCGGTTAGAAGATAAGTGGTTTGTTCTTAAATTAGAACCTTTAGATAATTGGTTGGCAATTCCCAATCAACTCAATTTTGACCAAAGAAGTGAAACCAAAGCGCCTATATCTGGGGTATTGGTAGTTTTAGAAGACGTGACAATAGATCGTCAACGTCGCGAAGAGTTAGACCAAAAAAATCAGGCTTTAGACCACGCACGTCAAGTAGCAGAATCAGCGACTAAAGTCAAAAGTTCATTTTTGGCGAATATGAGTCACGAAATTCGGACTCCGATGAATGCAGTCGTAGGAATGACGGGATTGCTATTGGAAACAAATCTCAGTTTAGAACAAAAAGAGTTTGTCGAAATTGTCAAAGTTAGTGGCGATACTCTCTTAACAATTATCAATGAAATTCTCGATTTTTCCAAAATAGAAGCTGGAGAAATTAAGTTAGAAAAAACTAACTTTAATTTAGTTAAATGCATTGAAGATGTCATAGAACTTTTGGCAAATTCAGCTCAGAAAAAAGGGATTGAGTTAGTATCTTTAATTGAACCAAATATTCCCTTAAATTTAGAGGGAGATCCCACTAGAATTAAACAAGTTTTAACTAACTTAATTGGCAACGCGGTTAAGTTTACGGCATTGGGTGGAGTTTGCGTACAAGTAAATCAGATCTCTGAAACAGCATCTCAAATCAATCTCAAATTTAATGTTATTGATACAGGAATTGGCATTTCTCTTTCCAACCAGCAGAAGCTTTTTCAATCTTTTTCTCAAGCTGATGCATCAACGACTAGAAAGTATGGCGGTACGGGACTAGGATTGGCAATTTGCAAAGGCTTGGTTGAAATTATGGGAGGTAATATAGGCGTTAATAGCGTTCAAGGAGAAGGTTCAACTTTTTCGTTTGACATAGTTTTAAATAAAGAACAACATCCTGGTGAACCACTAAGATTGCAAGATCGAGATCGAGTACTTGCTGGAAGAAAATTGCTGATCGTAGACGATTATTTTTATAGTCGAAAAGCATTATTAACTTATTGTAGTGCTTGGAATATGGAAGTCGATGCAGTTCCCAATGGGTTAATGGCACTTCAGAAGCTGAGAGAAGGTATTAGGGAAAATCGACCGTATCACATAGCTTTAATCGATTTAGAAATGCCAGTAATGGATGGAGAAAATTTATGTCAACAAATTAAATCTGATTCAGAACTAGCGACAACACAATTAATTTTAATAACTACAATTGGTCAACGCGATCGCGCTAAACATATAGCCGAAACCACCAACATTAGTTATATATTTAAACCGATTAAAGCCCTGCGCTTATTTGAAACTTTAATCAAAGTCATCAAACCAGAAATAGCTGAATTATCTACTCAAGATTTAGCCGAAGTAGACAATAGTAACTCTCAAGAAACTGATGAAAAAGTCAAATCTCAAAGGGCTAAAATCAAAGTTTTATTAGCCGAAGATAATCGGGTCAATCAAAAAGTAGCGATGAAACAACTAGAAAGTATTGGATATCAGGCTGAGGTGGTTAATAATGGACAAGAAGTTCTGGAAAAACTGAGGAATCAGAACTATGATATTATTTTAATGGATTGTCAAATGCCAATAGTTGATGGCTACGAAGCGACTAAAGAAATTCGGCAAATTGAAGGCGATCGCCATCATACAGTAATTATTGCTTTGACTGCCAGTGCGATGAAAGAAGATTTAGATAGATGCTTCACCGTGGGGATGGATGACTGTTTATCTAAACCAGTTCGCAAAGAAGATTTGCAAAGAAAGTTAGATTATTGGACTAATGATAAAACAACTAATAATAGATCCCATGAAAATCAAATTAAACCACCGCCGATAGACTTCATTTATTTACATAAATTATCCGAAGGAAATCGTGAGTTTGAACAAGATATTTTGAAAGTATTTACTCAAGATACTCAAGCAAGTTTAAGAGTTATTAGAAATGCGATCGCCTCGAAAGATTGGTCTAGCGTTGTTAAAGAATCTCACAAAATCAAAGGTTCTAGTACCAATGTTGGCGCTCGATCTTTGCATTATTTAGCTGGTAAATTAGAAAAGCAAGTGAAAGCAGATTCTTTAGACTCCGTAGACAGCTTATTATCAGATTTAGAAAAAGAGTTAGTTCAAGTTATCTCATTTATTGATAGAGAAGCATAG
- a CDS encoding NAD-dependent epimerase/dehydratase family protein has translation MSPKKIFITGASGCIGQYISELLIQETDYELYLLVRNPDKLKINYQARSGVNILVGDLQEIEKFSDLLPTMNQAILTAAAWGGELETTTVNITKTLKLLSLLSLENCEQVIYFSTASILDRDHNLLSEAGEIGTEYIRTKYECFTRLPEVAIAPRITSVFPTLVFGGGSDNKPLSHLSGGLSEVVKYIDIIRHLKADGSFHFIHGQDIAQVVLYLIQHPGEYAGQKLVLGNQCLTADEAVEQACHYLGKKVSWRIPLSLGLANVIINVFRIQMAAWDRFCLQYRHFNYHNPVNPARLGMKAYYPTLDDIFRTSGVSKN, from the coding sequence ATGTCTCCCAAAAAGATTTTCATTACAGGTGCCAGTGGTTGTATCGGTCAATATATTAGCGAATTACTGATTCAAGAAACAGATTACGAATTATATTTATTAGTCAGAAACCCAGACAAACTCAAAATCAACTATCAAGCCCGTTCTGGAGTCAATATTTTAGTTGGAGATTTACAAGAGATCGAAAAATTTAGCGATCTTTTGCCAACTATGAACCAAGCAATTTTAACTGCTGCGGCTTGGGGAGGAGAATTAGAAACGACTACAGTTAATATTACTAAAACTCTAAAATTACTAAGTTTATTGAGTTTAGAAAATTGCGAACAAGTTATCTATTTTTCGACAGCTTCTATTTTAGATAGAGATCACAACTTACTATCGGAAGCTGGGGAAATTGGCACAGAATACATTAGAACAAAATACGAGTGTTTTACTAGGTTACCAGAAGTTGCGATCGCTCCCCGCATCACGTCTGTTTTTCCTACCCTAGTATTTGGTGGTGGTAGCGATAATAAACCATTATCTCACCTCTCTGGGGGCTTATCAGAAGTAGTCAAGTATATAGATATAATTCGCCATCTCAAAGCCGATGGTAGTTTCCATTTTATTCACGGTCAAGATATTGCTCAAGTAGTACTTTATCTAATTCAACATCCAGGTGAATATGCAGGTCAAAAGTTAGTTTTAGGAAATCAATGTTTGACTGCTGATGAAGCCGTAGAACAAGCTTGTCACTACTTAGGAAAAAAGGTTTCGTGGCGCATTCCTTTATCTTTAGGTTTAGCCAATGTCATCATTAATGTTTTTCGGATTCAGATGGCAGCCTGGGACAGATTTTGTCTGCAATATCGTCATTTCAACTATCATAATCCTGTCAATCCAGCTAGATTGGGAATGAAAGCTTATTATCCTACTCTAGATGACATTTTTAGAACCAGTGGTGTCTCTAAAAATTGA
- a CDS encoding FecR family protein produces MFKFCRLHFLLLLGPILTVILGQKLTSIAATDISLPNNRPTYWLEIRQFRSQVTYQPVKNRSRSARIGDRLQKIGDRITTAKLAEATLVFDDGIGSVKVTEDTILQIKRMQTTPSGGRITLLSVPKGLARLQIRRFKNTSSRLQIQTPAGVAGVRGTEFGVGVDSTGKTLVATYSGMVTATAQGKTVNVNPGFFSVIIPGQPPTNPQPIEKEICLNVQTLTEVDTDKARLIAQVKPSSMVFVDGQSVPTSKEGKFEIQAPINSDRRVSVSVRNPGGEEKTYLLKVGLDPWRFYRQGNISQAEQIFRQQLQEDEKNADALLGLGYIAYRRNNLPLAQQRFEQALGANSNHVDAQIGLARIALRQSDPKPEELKRIEDLLLQQIKQQPDNLDYWILLGYVTQKQGNLLLAAERFQEVLNRSPNDLDGLIGLGLVKLNQQNKVEALALLEKAAKQTNDPGRLAEIQTYIDRAK; encoded by the coding sequence ATGTTTAAGTTTTGTCGTCTGCACTTTTTATTGCTCTTGGGGCCGATCTTAACGGTGATTTTAGGACAAAAACTCACCTCGATCGCAGCTACAGACATATCTCTACCGAATAACCGACCAACGTACTGGTTAGAAATACGTCAATTCCGCAGTCAAGTAACTTACCAACCTGTCAAGAATCGATCTCGCAGTGCGAGAATCGGCGATCGCTTGCAAAAAATCGGCGATCGCATTACTACCGCTAAACTAGCTGAAGCTACACTGGTTTTTGATGATGGGATTGGTAGCGTCAAAGTTACAGAAGATACCATATTGCAAATCAAACGGATGCAAACTACCCCCAGTGGAGGTAGAATTACCCTCCTGTCAGTCCCCAAAGGCTTGGCTAGATTACAAATCCGTCGGTTTAAAAATACTAGCTCTCGACTCCAAATTCAAACCCCTGCTGGAGTCGCAGGAGTCAGAGGAACAGAATTTGGGGTGGGTGTCGATTCAACTGGTAAAACTTTAGTCGCGACCTATTCTGGAATGGTGACTGCTACCGCTCAAGGAAAGACCGTCAATGTCAATCCTGGCTTTTTTTCCGTGATTATTCCCGGTCAACCCCCCACCAATCCCCAACCCATAGAGAAGGAAATTTGTCTCAATGTTCAAACTTTAACTGAAGTCGATACAGATAAAGCTAGGTTAATCGCTCAAGTTAAGCCTTCAAGTATGGTGTTTGTCGATGGTCAATCTGTTCCCACCAGCAAAGAAGGGAAATTCGAGATTCAAGCCCCAATAAACAGCGATCGCCGCGTATCGGTATCAGTACGCAATCCTGGAGGCGAAGAAAAGACCTATCTCCTCAAAGTAGGTTTAGATCCCTGGAGATTCTATCGCCAAGGAAATATCTCCCAAGCCGAACAAATCTTTCGCCAGCAACTTCAAGAAGATGAAAAAAATGCCGATGCTTTACTAGGTTTAGGATATATTGCCTATCGACGGAATAATCTACCCCTAGCTCAACAAAGATTTGAGCAAGCATTAGGTGCAAATTCCAATCATGTTGATGCTCAAATTGGTTTAGCCAGAATCGCCTTGCGTCAGTCAGATCCTAAACCAGAAGAATTAAAGCGAATTGAAGATTTATTACTACAACAAATTAAGCAACAGCCTGATAATCTTGATTATTGGATATTACTGGGTTATGTAACCCAAAAACAAGGCAATTTACTTTTAGCTGCGGAAAGATTCCAGGAAGTTTTAAATCGCTCTCCCAATGACCTTGATGGCTTAATTGGATTGGGACTGGTAAAACTGAACCAACAAAATAAAGTCGAAGCTTTAGCCTTGTTGGAAAAAGCAGCAAAACAAACTAACGATCCAGGTAGATTGGCAGAAATACAAACCTACATTGACCGCGCTAAATGA
- the hemE gene encoding uroporphyrinogen decarboxylase, protein MAELSQVPYLLRAARGEVLDRPPVWMMRQAGRYMKAYRDLREKYPSFRERSEIPEVAIEVSLQPWRAFQPDGVILFSDIVTPLPGLGIEMDIAEGKGPIIHSPIRTQAQVDQLRPLEPEESLPFIKTILQALRQEVGNQSTVLGFVGAPWTLAAYVVEGKGSKTYSVIKGMAFSDPTMLHQFLGKLADAIAIYVRYQIDCGAQVVQMFDSWAGQLSPQDYETFALPYQQRVIQQVKQTHPDTPLILLVSGSAGLLEKMAKSGADIITVDWTVDMADARTRLGNLKVQGNLDPGVLFGSHEFIKERILDTIRKAGHGGHILNLGHGVLPNTPEENVAYFFETAKQADNLLAVHA, encoded by the coding sequence ATGGCTGAGTTAAGCCAGGTTCCTTACTTATTAAGAGCGGCTCGTGGCGAAGTTTTAGACCGTCCTCCGGTATGGATGATGCGCCAAGCAGGACGGTATATGAAGGCTTACCGCGATTTACGGGAGAAGTATCCTTCTTTTCGAGAACGCTCAGAGATTCCCGAAGTAGCGATTGAAGTATCCTTGCAACCTTGGCGAGCTTTTCAACCAGATGGGGTGATTTTATTTTCTGATATCGTCACCCCTTTACCTGGTTTAGGGATTGAGATGGACATTGCTGAGGGGAAAGGTCCGATTATCCACTCTCCCATCCGTACCCAAGCCCAAGTAGACCAATTGCGTCCTTTAGAGCCAGAAGAGTCATTACCTTTTATCAAAACAATTTTACAAGCCCTACGGCAAGAAGTTGGAAATCAGTCTACAGTTTTAGGATTTGTCGGCGCGCCTTGGACTTTAGCTGCTTATGTGGTGGAAGGAAAAGGCTCGAAAACCTATTCTGTAATTAAAGGAATGGCGTTTTCCGATCCGACGATGCTGCATCAATTTTTGGGTAAACTAGCAGATGCGATCGCAATTTACGTCCGCTATCAAATCGATTGTGGCGCACAAGTAGTCCAAATGTTCGATTCTTGGGCGGGTCAACTCAGCCCTCAAGATTATGAAACTTTTGCTTTACCCTATCAACAACGGGTAATTCAGCAAGTCAAACAAACTCACCCCGATACACCACTGATTTTACTAGTTAGTGGTAGTGCTGGGTTGCTAGAGAAAATGGCTAAGTCTGGAGCCGATATCATTACAGTAGACTGGACTGTAGATATGGCAGATGCTAGAACTAGATTGGGCAACCTCAAGGTACAAGGTAATCTCGATCCTGGGGTGCTATTCGGTTCCCATGAGTTTATCAAAGAGCGCATCTTAGATACCATTCGCAAAGCCGGACATGGCGGTCATATTCTCAATCTCGGTCATGGAGTGCTACCCAATACTCCCGAAGAAAATGTCGCTTACTTCTTTGAAACGGCTAAACAGGCTGATAACTTATTAGCAGTTCATGCCTAA
- a CDS encoding response regulator: MSVKNHQILVVEDDEITIHILNFLLSRENFEIRLAKDGNQALEVINHQPPTSAILLDVILPYMSGLDLIPRIRQNSQWRNVPIIVLTTDTTEQHVIQALDAGADDYVLKPFRTGELMARLRRLLRSQSAIAAE, from the coding sequence ATGTCCGTAAAAAATCATCAGATATTAGTAGTAGAAGATGATGAAATTACTATTCACATTCTAAATTTTTTGTTAAGTCGCGAAAATTTTGAGATCCGCTTGGCTAAAGACGGAAACCAGGCACTAGAGGTAATTAACCATCAACCTCCAACTAGTGCCATCTTGTTAGATGTGATTTTGCCGTACATGAGCGGTTTAGATTTGATACCTCGAATCCGTCAGAATAGTCAATGGCGAAATGTACCTATTATTGTTTTAACCACAGATACTACCGAGCAACACGTCATTCAGGCTTTAGATGCAGGTGCAGATGATTATGTTCTCAAACCCTTTAGAACTGGAGAGTTGATGGCACGCTTGAGAAGATTGTTGCGTTCTCAATCAGCGATCGCGGCTGAATAA